One Solanum pennellii chromosome 9, SPENNV200 DNA segment encodes these proteins:
- the LOC107030353 gene encoding zinc finger MYM-type protein 1-like, whose amino-acid sequence MCSPFIQKDIVDSCANETIKSILEDLDGDYFGILVDESKDISHKEQMTLVLRYVNKEGEVIERFVGIVHVSDTSACSLKEAIYSFLSGHSLSPSQIRGQGYDGASNMQGHLNGLKTLILNETPSAYCLHCFASG is encoded by the coding sequence atgtgtTCTCCATTTATTCAAAAGGATATTGTTGATTCTTGTGCTAATGAAACAATCAAATCTATTCTTGAAGATTTAGATGGGGATTATTTTGGGATATTAGTCGATGAATCAAAAGATATATCACACAAGGAGCAAATGACACTTGTTTTGAGATATGTTAACAAAGAAGGAGAAGTGATAGAACGATTTGTTGGTATTGTTCATGTTAGTGATACATCTGCTTGTTCATTAAAGGAAGCAATCTACTCTTTTCTTTCAGGTCACTCATTAAGTCCATCCCAAATACGTGGGCAAGGTTATGATGGAGCTAGCAATATGCAAGGACATCTAAATGGTCTTAAAACTTTGATTTTGAATGAGACTCCATCAGCATATTGCCTTCATTGttttgcatctggataa
- the LOC107030354 gene encoding zinc finger MYM-type protein 5-like, which produces MDKYVTRSKIGYPSSSSTNPSTASTIAPKIQKKIFISDVDLESLEADPGIRKPIAEYNPNIRDDIRRYYILKKPCQPKDHKFPKTKFGKEMRQFFPNWFKDRKWLEYSITKDVAFCLCCYLFKNEYESRGDVVDAAFTKTGFRAWNKATERFRAHVGDVNSIHNKCFNKMLDVA; this is translated from the coding sequence ATGGATAAGTATGTCACAAGATCGAAAATTGGGTATCCAAGTTCTAGCTCTACCAATCCATCTACTGCTTCAACCATAGCTCcgaaaattcaaaagaaaatatttatttcagaTGTTGATTTAGAATCTCTTGAAGCTGATCCGGGAATTAGAAAGCCCATTGCAGagtataatcctaatatacgtGATGATATTAGGAGatattatattcttaaaaagCCTTGCCAACCTAAGGATCATAAATTTCCTAAAACTAAGTTTGGGAAGGAAATGCGGCAGTTCTTTCCTAATTGGTTTAAGGATCGTAAGTGGTTGGAGTATAGCATAACAAAAGATGTTGCATTTTGTTTGTGTTGCTACTtgtttaaaaatgaatatgaaagtCGTGGAGATGTGGTTGATGCTGCTTTTACGAAGACCGGCTTTAGAGCTTGGAACAAAGCTACAGAAAGATTTAGAGCTCATGTTGGAGATGTAAATAGCATCCACAACAAGTGTTTCAACAAGATGCTCGATGTCGCTTGA